One Solea solea chromosome 5, fSolSol10.1, whole genome shotgun sequence genomic window carries:
- the tnfaip8l3 gene encoding tumor necrosis factor alpha-induced protein 8-like protein 3 — protein sequence MDSDSGEQSDGDLSPGQESFNSRSLALQAQKKILSKMATMVVANMLTDDTSSEILDELYKASREFTKSKKEAHKIIKDVIKIALKIGILYRNHQFSPDELDTVERFKKKMNQAAMTAVSFYEVEYTFDRNILSELLLECRDLLHTLVEQHLTARSHGRIDHVFNHFADGEFLAELYGDGEEYRLSLRKICNGINKLLDEGTL from the coding sequence GACAGGAGAGCTTTAACTCTCGCTCCCTGGCCCTGCAGGCTCAGAAGAAGATCCTGAGCAAGATGGCGACCATGGTGGTGGCCAACATGCTGACCGATGACACGAGCAGCGAGATCCTGGACGAGCTCTACAAGGCGAGCCGAGAGTTCACCAAGAGCAAGAAGGAGGCGCACAAGATCATCAAGGACGTCATCAAGATCGCCCTGAAGATCGGCATCCTGTACCGCAACCACCAGTTCAGCCCCGACGAGCTGGACACGGTGGAGCGCTTCAAGAAGAAGATGAACCAGGCGGCCATGACGGCGGTGTCCTTCTACGAGGTGGAGTACACCTTCGACAGGAACATCCTGTcggagctgctgctggagtgCAGGGACCTGCTTCACACCCTGGTCGAGCAGCACCTCACCGCGCGCTCACACGGGCGCATCGACCACGTTTTCAACCATTTCGCCGACGGGGAGTTCCTGGCCGAGCTGTACGGGGACGGAGAGGAGTACAGACTCTCTCTGAGGAAGATCTGCAACGGCATCAACAAACTGCTGGACGAAGGAACGCTTTAA